TCACACCCTGCGTTAGTAACACGGTCAAGGAAATGAGAAGAATAAAAAGTATCAAAAGAATAAGAACGTTCAACGCGTCCATCGTATCTGTGGAAAAAAGCTGAACCATAGATTCGGGAAGTCTTCCGATAATACCTGCAAAGATCAAAAGAGAAATTCCGTTTCCGATTCCTCTTTCCGTGATCTGCTCACCGAGCCAAATCAGAAGAACGGTTCCTGTGGTGATGGATAAGATTCCGATTAAATAGAAATAAGGAACTACGGAAGAATTGATTAAACCTGGATATCGAGCTGGTTCCATCTCAGTTCCCGTAGACCAACCCTTTGCAAGTTGGATGACCGCTAAGGATTGAATCGCACAAAGAATAACGGTTCCATACTTTGTGTACTGACCGATTTTCTTTCTTCCTTCTTCCCCTTCTTTTTGAAGTTTCTGAAGAGAAGGGACGAGGACCATAAATAACTGCATTACGATCGAAGAGGAAATGTAAGGCATGATCCCAAGCGCGAAAATGGAGAATTTCAACAAAGCTCCACCTGCAAAAAGATCCACCATTCCGAGAAGTCCTTCGGAAGACGGATCATTTGCGATTCCGGCAACCACAACCGGATTGATACCTGGAATCGTAATGTGCGTACCCATGCGGAACAACAGAAGCATGCTCAGAGTAAAAATGATTTTCTGGCGTAACTCCGGAATTTTAAATATATTTTTAAACGTTGTTAGCATGGGCGCTCTTGTTTTTATTTTTTAGTTTCAGACGCGGCTAATTCGATTTCTGCGCGTAATTTGATAGATCCGCCAGCTTTCTCGATTTTTTCCTTAGCCGATTGAGAGAATCCGTCCGCGATCACATGAATCGCTTTTTTGATTTCTCCAGTTCCCAAAATCTTAAAAAGAGTCGTTTCTTTATCAAGAATCTTGGATTGAACCATAATTTTTGCATCTATGTTTCCGGTCAAACCTGATTTCTCGATATCCCTAAGGTTCACAGGGTAGAATTCCTTGTGAAACTTGGCGGTAAAACCGCGTTTCGGAAGTCTTCTGTGGATCGGCATTTGCCCGCCCTCGAATCCTCTGCGAACGGTATTTCTTGCATACTGTCCTTTGGATCCGCGACCGGCGGTTTTACCGACTTTAGAGCCCGGACCGCGTCCTACTCTCTTCTTCTCTTTTTTCGCTCCCTTAGGAACCGGAACCAGATTGGAAGTAGTGTCGGTGTTTTTCTTCTTTTTTGCGCGCTCTTTACCGAACGCCGCAGCCTGCTCAAGTCTTTCTTTTTTCATGACAATAATCCTGGAATTAAGCCTTCTCAACCTTGATGAGATGTCTTACGGAATCGAGCATCCCTTGGAGTTGGGGAGAAACTTTGTGCTTTCTCTGTTGGCCGGTTTTTCTCAGGCCAAGCGCGTGCAGAGTCAGTCTGTGTTCCTTCTTGACTCCGATGCTGCTTTTTACTTGGGTTACGATGATATTTTCCATTCTACTAACCTTTAGTCTTTTCCGAAAAGTCTGTTGAGGCTGATTCCTCTTTTTTTAGCGGCGAGAATCGGAGTTTCCAATTGCTCAAGCGCGTCGAGGGTCGCCTTTACGATGTTTACCGGATTGGAAGATCCCCAAGACTTGGTAAGAACGTCTTGGATTCCCGCTTTTTCCACGATGGAACGAACGGAAGCTCCCGCGATGATCCCCGTTCCCGCAGTGCTAGGTTTTAAAATCACTCTCGCGGATTTGAATTTTCCGACCACTTCGTGAGGAATCGTATGACCTTTGAAATTGATTTTTACGAGATGTTTTTTTGCGGCTTCGATCGACTTACGGATCGCATCGGGAACCTCGTTCGCTTTTCCGAATCCGATTCCGACTTTTCCTTTTTGATCGCCCACTACGCTCAGTGCGTTAAAGGAGAATCTACGCCCCCCTTTTACCACTTTCGCAACTCGGTCGATTTTTACGACCTTCTCAGAATATTCTTTCGATTCTTCGTCTTGATATGCCATCTTAGAACTCCAGTCCTGCTTCTCTCGCGCCTTCTGCGAAAGCGGCGATTCTTCCGTGAAAGATCATTCCGGAACGATCCAGCATGACTTGTTTCACTCCCTTTTGGGATCCTCTTTCAGCGATCAACTTACCGAGTATTTTTGCGGCGTCCTTGTCCTTCTTGCTTTTACCTTCTCCGGCAAAAGTTTTTTCGGACGTAGTCGCGTAAGCAAGAGTCACACCCTGAACGTCGTCGATGATCTGACAGCTCAGATACTTGTTCGATTTATTGAAAACTAAACGAAGACGGCTTCCGGATTTTTTAAGTTTAAATCGGGAACGTTCCGCTCTTTTGATTTTGGAAAGACTTTTCTTCAGTTTATCAATCATGGCTTACTTCTTACCTGTTTTTCCGGCCTTTTTCTTGATGAACTCTTCAGCGTATTTGATTCCCTTTCCTTTGTAAGGCTCGGGAGGTCTTTTGGAACGGATATCCGCCGCAACCTGACCAACGAGTTGTTTGTCGATTCCGGAAACCTTAATCTTCAACTGCTCAAGAACATCGATCTTAATGCCTTTAGGAGCTTTATAAACAACCTCGTGAGAATACCCAAGGCTCATCACCAAGTCTTCTCCTCTTTTCTGAGCTCTGTAACCGACCCCGGTGATCTCGAGATTTTTTTCCCAACCTTGGCTCACACCTTTTACACAGTTCATCAGAAGGGCTCTGGTTAAACCGTGAAGCGCGACAACCTTTTGGTCTTCGTTGCTTCTTTCGAGTTTTACGATTCCGTTCTCGTTTTTTACGGAAAGACCTTCGAAAATCGGCGTAGAAAGTTCCCCAAGAGGACCTTTTACCTTAATATTTGCGTTTTCTTGCTTCACTTCGACTTTGTCTGGAAGCTTGATTTCTGCCTTACCAATTCTGGACATGATGTTTTTGTAATCTTAAGAACGCCGATTAGGACATCTTCAGGATTACTTCACCTCCCAATTTGAGTTTGCGGGCGTTTTTACCGGTCATGATTCCTTTCGATGTGGAAACGATCAAAGTACCGATGTTGTTTTTATACGGACGAATCTCCGCACTTTTGATATATACGCGTCTTCCGGGAGTGGAAACTCTTACGAGTTCGCGGATGATCGGACGTTTGGTCTGATCATACTTTAGAAAAACCTTATAATCTTCGAACGTTTCGTTCACTTTCACGGACTCGTAGTCTCTGATAAAGCCTTCTTCTTTCATTAGATCGAGAATGGATTTCTTGATCTTGCTTCCTGGTACCAGGCAAGTCTCATGTTTCGCTCTTCCCGCGTTTCTGATGCGGGTCAGCATATCTCCGATTGGATCTGACATACTCATGATTATTATTTCCTCTCTCTCACCAGGATGATTTTACTACGCCGGGAATCTGAGCGCCGCTCGCGAGTTTCCGGAAGCAAATTCTGCACATATCGAATCTTCTGAGGTATCCGCGCGATCTTCCGCAGATCGGACAACGGTTGTACTCTCTTACCTCGAACTTTTTCTTTCTCTGGTGTCTTACGGTTATAGAAGTTTTAGCCATAACGTTTGAAGATTACTCCTTATTTCTGGTTCCTGTAAGGCATTCCAAAAGCTGCAAGAAGGCTGAAAGCTTCCTCGTTCGATTTTGAATTGGTTACAAAAGTCATATTGATCCCGTAGAGAGTGTTGATCTTATCAACCTTGATCTCCGGGAAAATGATCTGTTCTTTAATGCTCATGTTGTAGTTTCCGCGGCCGTCGAAACCTTTCTCGTTGACTCCTTTGAAGTCGCGAACCCGGGGAAGAGCCACGTTCACCAATCTGTCTAGGAACTCATACATGTAGTTCCCACGCAGAGTTACCATACAACCGAGACTCATCCCTTCGCGGATTTTGAATCCCGCGATGGATTTTTTCGCCTTCGTTTTAACCGGTCTTTGTCCGGTGATGAGTGCTAATTCTTCCACGGCGGCTTCGAGCGCCTTTGGGTTCGTATGAGCTTCTCCCATACCTACGTTCAGTACGATCTTTTCCAAACGAGGAACCTGCATGATGGATTCGAATTTAAACTTCTTGTTTAATTCGGGAACGATTTCGTTCTTATATTTTGTTCTGAGTCTAGCTGCCATGGGTTATAACTCTTTCTTATCCGGTCTGCTTACGCGGACCTTTTTCCCTTTGATCGTTTCGAATCCTACGCGAACTCCCGCTTTTTTCTTGGAGTCGTAAAACATCACGTTGGAGATATGGATCGCGGCTTCCACTTCGATCACTCCGCCTTGGGGATTCTCTTGAGTCGGTCTCATAAATCTTTTTCTTTTATTGAGTCCTTCCACGATTACGCGGTCTCTTTTCTTATCGATGGAGAGAACCTTTCCTTTTTTTCCCTTCTCTTTTCCGGCGATGCAGATTACTTCGTCGTTTTTCTTGAAGCGGAACTTTTTGAATTTCGTGTATTCGGAACCACGATACATCAACTTAGCCATTATAATACCTCCGGAGCCAGAGAGATAATCTTAGCGTATTTTTTATCTCTGAGTTCGCGGGCAACAGGTCCGAAGATCCTGGTTCCCTTTGGATTTCCTTTGTCGTCGATGATCGCGCAAGCGTTGTCGTCAAAACGGATGTAAGATCCGTCCGGTCTTCTGATTTCTTTGGTGGTTCTTACGACCACGGCTCTTTGAACCGCTTTGTTATGAACTTTTTTACCCGTAGAATCTTTCAGACCGAAAGCAGGCTGAGCGTCTTTTACCGCGACGATGATTTCGTCGCCGACGGAAGCGTATCTCTTTTTGGATCCGCCCAGCACTTTAATACACATTACCTTTTTGATTCCGGAGTTGTCCGCAACCTGTAACCAAGTTTCTTGCTGGATCATATCACTTCGCCTTCTCTACGATTCTATACAATCTATGTCTTTTTTCTCTAGACAATGGACGAGTTTCAATCGCGAGGATTTTATCCCCGATTGTGCATTCGTTTTTCTCGTCATGAACTTTGATTTTTACAGATCTTCTAACGATCTTCTTAAATTTAGGATGAGTTTTTTTTGTTTCCACGAGAATCACGACTGTTTTATTCATCGAGTTACTCACCACTCTTCCTTCATAAAGAAGCGATTTGTTGATATGTTGTTTCCCGGCTGTCATAAATCCTTTCTAGCCCTTAACCTTCGCGTTGAGTCTTGCGAGATTTTTTTTCTTTCTTTTAGCGCGGGAAAAAATCTTAGATTTTTTTTCTCCCGGATTGGCCTTCAGTTGTCTTTCTCTCTGAATGGTCAGAAGTTTCGCGATTTTCTTCTTCGTGTTGTGGATCACCTTAGGGTTTTCCAAAGAACGAGCGACTCCGTATTGAAAGCGGGAGTTTCTAAGAACCTTTCTCGCCTCTTCCAATTGCTCTAGAATTTCGCTGTCTTTCAATTCTTGTAATTTGATCTTTTTCATAGAGCGGACCTTTTCACGAATTCGGTATGAATCGGTAATTTGTAAGAAGCCAAACTAAGGGCTTTCTTTGCGGTTTCTTCGTCGATACCGCTCATCTCGAAAAGAATTCTTCCCGGACGAATCTCCGCAATCCAGAACTCGGGATTCCCCTTTCCTTTACCCATCCGAGTTTCGGCCGGTTTTTTGGTGATCGGAGTGTGAGGGAAGATTCTGATCCAAAGTTTCCCGCCTCTTTTTACTTGACGGTTGATGGTGATCCTTGCGGCTTCGATCTGTCTAGCGGTCAATCTTCCGGAAGTAACGGCTTTTAAACCGAACTCACCGAAGGAAACGGAAGAACCTCTCTCGTCGGTACCTTTGAGTCTTCCTCTTTGTCTTTTTCTGAACTTTACACGTTTAGGTGATAACATGGCCCTTGCTCTTTAACAGCGATTAGCTGGTTCTTCTCTTTACTGCGTATTTATCTTCTTCGGATTCTTCTTTGCTTTGGATGAAGTCCCCACTGTAAGTCCAGACTTTAACGCCGATTTGTCCGAAAGTGGTTTTTGCTTCTTTAAATCCGAGATCGATCTTTGCGCGAAGAGTGTGGAGAGGAATTCTTCCCTCTTTGTAGTTCTCTCTTCTCGCCATGTCCGCTCCGTTCAAACGACCGGAGATCAGGATTTTAATTCCTTCCACTCCGCCTCTCATGGCGCGGCGAAGTTCTTGTTTCATCACTCTCCGAAAAGGTTGTCTTTGTTCGATCTGAAGAGCGATGGATTCCGCGATGCACTGAGCTACGGTTTCCGGTTTTTTTACTTCGATGATGTTCAGGTTTACAGGTTTTTCGGTCATCGTTTTAAGAATTTTCTTAACGGCTTCGATGTTGGAACCTTTCTGACCGATCACGATACCGGGCTTAGCAGTGTGAA
The nucleotide sequence above comes from Leptospira weilii. Encoded proteins:
- the rplR gene encoding 50S ribosomal protein L18, which gives rise to MIDKLKKSLSKIKRAERSRFKLKKSGSRLRLVFNKSNKYLSCQIIDDVQGVTLAYATTSEKTFAGEGKSKKDKDAAKILGKLIAERGSQKGVKQVMLDRSGMIFHGRIAAFAEGAREAGLEF
- the rplN gene encoding 50S ribosomal protein L14, producing MIQQETWLQVADNSGIKKVMCIKVLGGSKKRYASVGDEIIVAVKDAQPAFGLKDSTGKKVHNKAVQRAVVVRTTKEIRRPDGSYIRFDDNACAIIDDKGNPKGTRIFGPVARELRDKKYAKIISLAPEVL
- the rpsE gene encoding 30S ribosomal protein S5 — protein: MAYQDEESKEYSEKVVKIDRVAKVVKGGRRFSFNALSVVGDQKGKVGIGFGKANEVPDAIRKSIEAAKKHLVKINFKGHTIPHEVVGKFKSARVILKPSTAGTGIIAGASVRSIVEKAGIQDVLTKSWGSSNPVNIVKATLDALEQLETPILAAKKRGISLNRLFGKD
- the rplO gene encoding 50S ribosomal protein L15, translating into MKKERLEQAAAFGKERAKKKKNTDTTSNLVPVPKGAKKEKKRVGRGPGSKVGKTAGRGSKGQYARNTVRRGFEGGQMPIHRRLPKRGFTAKFHKEFYPVNLRDIEKSGLTGNIDAKIMVQSKILDKETTLFKILGTGEIKKAIHVIADGFSQSAKEKIEKAGGSIKLRAEIELAASETKK
- the rpmD gene encoding 50S ribosomal protein L30, which produces MENIIVTQVKSSIGVKKEHRLTLHALGLRKTGQQRKHKVSPQLQGMLDSVRHLIKVEKA
- the rplP gene encoding 50S ribosomal protein L16, translated to MLSPKRVKFRKRQRGRLKGTDERGSSVSFGEFGLKAVTSGRLTARQIEAARITINRQVKRGGKLWIRIFPHTPITKKPAETRMGKGKGNPEFWIAEIRPGRILFEMSGIDEETAKKALSLASYKLPIHTEFVKRSAL
- the secY gene encoding preprotein translocase subunit SecY is translated as MLTTFKNIFKIPELRQKIIFTLSMLLLFRMGTHITIPGINPVVVAGIANDPSSEGLLGMVDLFAGGALLKFSIFALGIMPYISSSIVMQLFMVLVPSLQKLQKEGEEGRKKIGQYTKYGTVILCAIQSLAVIQLAKGWSTGTEMEPARYPGLINSSVVPYFYLIGILSITTGTVLLIWLGEQITERGIGNGISLLIFAGIIGRLPESMVQLFSTDTMDALNVLILLILFILLISLTVLLTQGVRKVPLQYGKQMVGRKMVQAKSQSIPFKVNGANVMPIIFASSLILFPQTIIQWLSSSSEQWAGWAIIMDFFNPFSQIWYHALFYYVIYTSLIIFFAYFYTAIQFNPAELAENLKKYGGFIPGIRPGSHTKEYIEKVLNRITLPGAMFLAGLALAPYIIIKFLDLSSNSGGGSLVYTFGGTSLLIMVGVALETLKQIESQLLMRNYEGFMKKSKIKGRS
- the rplE gene encoding 50S ribosomal protein L5 produces the protein MAARLRTKYKNEIVPELNKKFKFESIMQVPRLEKIVLNVGMGEAHTNPKALEAAVEELALITGQRPVKTKAKKSIAGFKIREGMSLGCMVTLRGNYMYEFLDRLVNVALPRVRDFKGVNEKGFDGRGNYNMSIKEQIIFPEIKVDKINTLYGINMTFVTNSKSNEEAFSLLAAFGMPYRNQK
- the rpsH gene encoding 30S ribosomal protein S8, yielding MSMSDPIGDMLTRIRNAGRAKHETCLVPGSKIKKSILDLMKEEGFIRDYESVKVNETFEDYKVFLKYDQTKRPIIRELVRVSTPGRRVYIKSAEIRPYKNNIGTLIVSTSKGIMTGKNARKLKLGGEVILKMS
- the rpsC gene encoding 30S ribosomal protein S3, which gives rise to MGQKVNPIGLRIGITRGWDSIWFSQSDYKKNLHEDIKIRKFIQSRFNNAGVVKVVIERFPEKINVNLHTAKPGIVIGQKGSNIEAVKKILKTMTEKPVNLNIIEVKKPETVAQCIAESIALQIEQRQPFRRVMKQELRRAMRGGVEGIKILISGRLNGADMARRENYKEGRIPLHTLRAKIDLGFKEAKTTFGQIGVKVWTYSGDFIQSKEESEEDKYAVKRRTS
- the rplF gene encoding 50S ribosomal protein L6, coding for MSRIGKAEIKLPDKVEVKQENANIKVKGPLGELSTPIFEGLSVKNENGIVKLERSNEDQKVVALHGLTRALLMNCVKGVSQGWEKNLEITGVGYRAQKRGEDLVMSLGYSHEVVYKAPKGIKIDVLEQLKIKVSGIDKQLVGQVAADIRSKRPPEPYKGKGIKYAEEFIKKKAGKTGKK
- the rpmC gene encoding 50S ribosomal protein L29 yields the protein MKKIKLQELKDSEILEQLEEARKVLRNSRFQYGVARSLENPKVIHNTKKKIAKLLTIQRERQLKANPGEKKSKIFSRAKRKKKNLARLNAKVKG
- the rplX gene encoding 50S ribosomal protein L24 translates to MAKLMYRGSEYTKFKKFRFKKNDEVICIAGKEKGKKGKVLSIDKKRDRVIVEGLNKRKRFMRPTQENPQGGVIEVEAAIHISNVMFYDSKKKAGVRVGFETIKGKKVRVSRPDKKEL
- the rpsQ gene encoding 30S ribosomal protein S17, producing the protein MTAGKQHINKSLLYEGRVVSNSMNKTVVILVETKKTHPKFKKIVRRSVKIKVHDEKNECTIGDKILAIETRPLSREKRHRLYRIVEKAK
- a CDS encoding type Z 30S ribosomal protein S14, which gives rise to MAKTSITVRHQRKKKFEVREYNRCPICGRSRGYLRRFDMCRICFRKLASGAQIPGVVKSSW